The following coding sequences lie in one Psychrilyobacter atlanticus DSM 19335 genomic window:
- a CDS encoding glucose-1-phosphate adenylyltransferase, producing the protein MRKKEMIAMLLAGGQGSRLVPLTSDVAKPAVDFGGKYKIIDFPLSNCTNSGIDTVGILTQYRPFLLNTHIGTGSAWDLNSMHGGTAILPPYTTQEGGAWYKGTANAIYQNIQYIDRYDPDHVLILSGDHIYKMDYNKMLREHKKQGADVTIAALTVTLEEAKRFGIMNVRDDNTIYEFEEKPEKPKSNLASMGIYIFKWSELKKYLIEDEKNKESENDFGMNILPKMLDDGLKMVTHPFKGYWKDVGTINSLWEANMDLLDENNDLNLHTNNWKIYTSGEPKGAAYFGESANVENSMVVDGCEVNGSIKNTVLFPGVIIEEGAVVENSVLFPNVKIGKGVILDRVIVGENTNVLSGTHAGDTTIKVIPQNKTIK; encoded by the coding sequence ATGAGAAAAAAAGAGATGATAGCTATGCTATTAGCAGGAGGACAAGGGAGTCGATTGGTTCCTTTAACTTCAGATGTAGCCAAACCAGCAGTTGATTTTGGGGGTAAATATAAAATTATAGATTTTCCATTGAGTAATTGCACAAACTCAGGAATCGATACTGTGGGAATACTTACCCAGTATAGACCATTTTTATTAAATACACATATAGGAACAGGCTCAGCTTGGGACCTGAATAGTATGCATGGGGGAACAGCAATACTTCCGCCATATACAACTCAAGAAGGTGGAGCATGGTATAAAGGAACAGCTAATGCCATCTATCAAAATATCCAGTATATAGATAGATATGATCCAGATCATGTACTTATCTTATCTGGAGATCACATCTATAAGATGGATTATAATAAGATGTTAAGGGAGCATAAAAAACAAGGAGCAGATGTGACAATTGCTGCTTTAACAGTAACCTTAGAAGAAGCTAAAAGATTTGGAATAATGAATGTCAGAGATGATAACACAATATATGAATTTGAAGAAAAACCAGAAAAACCAAAGAGTAATCTAGCTTCTATGGGGATCTATATCTTTAAATGGTCAGAATTAAAAAAATATTTGATTGAAGATGAAAAGAATAAAGAATCGGAAAATGATTTTGGTATGAATATACTGCCTAAGATGTTAGATGATGGGCTAAAAATGGTCACTCACCCATTTAAAGGTTACTGGAAAGATGTCGGAACAATCAATAGTTTATGGGAAGCTAATATGGATCTATTGGATGAAAACAATGATTTGAATTTACATACAAATAATTGGAAGATTTATACATCGGGAGAGCCAAAAGGCGCTGCCTATTTTGGTGAAAGTGCTAACGTCGAAAATTCGATGGTAGTTGACGGATGTGAAGTGAATGGTTCAATAAAGAATACAGTACTGTTTCCTGGGGTAATTATTGAGGAGGGAGCTGTAGTTGAAAATTCAGTGCTATTTCCAAATGTAAAAATAGGAAAAGGAGTAATCTTAGATAGAGTTATAGTAGGAGAAAATACAAATGTTCTGTCTGGAACTCATGCAGGAGATACTACAATAAAGGTGATACCGCAAAATAAAACTATAAAATAA